The following proteins come from a genomic window of Girardinichthys multiradiatus isolate DD_20200921_A chromosome 8, DD_fGirMul_XY1, whole genome shotgun sequence:
- the dmtn gene encoding dematin isoform X2, whose translation MQKVEGRVTPVNLSSSRGPSAPGSPATGIMARLNDQVVGYKDLAALPRDKAILQVERPDLMTYQPHLSFSPLDPPRREHSLSPPAMSPSVSPEVKGRRAESDSGSPGGSTLQLQAGRKISNSLQHFHRPDNGTNIYRKPPIYKQDHHKHSEGSGVVQSAKFPAAHPPDPNQPSKIETEYWPCPPSLAAMEIEWRKKRLQEEDEFEDVTEENQMQQEQELEKIKSNLGRLILKEEKEKGVHIRRKTQSLPDRTHMHSLSATTSKSPSRSVLARMQSAEFSTDGDKGQPAAQNGETRRERMDRGNSLPSILEQKIYPYEALIVTHRGRSKLPPGVDRTRLERHLSPEEFQQVFGMPIAEFDRLSLWKRNELKKKASLF comes from the exons ATGCAAAAG GTGGAGGGACGTGTAACTCCTGTCAACCTGTCATCTTCCAGGGGCCCAAGCGCTCCAGGGTCTCCGGCCACTGGGATCATG GCTCGTCTGAATGACCAGGTGGTGGGTTACAAAGATCTGGCAGCACTGCCCAGAGATAAAGCCATCCTACAGGTGGAGAGGCCTGACCTGATGACCTATCAGCCCCACCTTAGCTTCTCACCACTCGACCCACCACGCAGAGAG CATTCTCTGTCCCCTCCCGCCATGTCCCCCTCCGTGTCTCCTGAG GTCAAGGGTCGCAGAGCAGAGAGTGATAGCGGGTCACCTGGAGGATCCACGTTGCAGCTGCAGGCGGGACGCAAGATCAGCAACAGCCTGCAGCATTTCCATCGGCCAG ATAATGGCACCAACATCTACAGAAAGCCTCCCATTTACAAACAGG ACCATCACAAACACTCAGAGGGCAGCGGGGTCGTTCAGTCTGCCAAGTTTCCTGCCGCCCATCCTCCAGACCCCAACCAGCCCTCCAAGATTGAGACAGAGTACTGGCCCTGCCCACCTTCATTGGCTGCCAtgg AGATTgagtggaggaagaagaggctgcaggaagaagatgagTTTGAAGACGTGACAGAAGAAAACCAGATGCAGCAGGagcaggagctggagaag ATTAAGTCTAACCTGGGCCGTCTGATCCTcaaggaggagaaggagaaaggCGTTCACATCAGGAGGAAGACACAGTCTCTGCCTGATAgaacacacatgcaca GTTTGTCAGCTACTACTTCAAAGTCTCCTTCACGCTCTGTCCTGGCCAGA ATGCAGTCAGCAGAGTTTTCCACAGATGGAGATAAAGGACAGCCAG CTGCTCag aatgGAGAGACCCGGAGAGAGCGCATGGATAGAGGGAACTCCCTGCCGAGCATCCTGGAGCAGAAG ATCTATCCATATGAAGCCCTGATTGTAACCCACAGAGGGCGCTCTAAGTTGCCTCCTGGAGTTGACCGAACTCGGCTGGAG AGGCATCTCTCCCCAGAGGAGTTCCAGCAGGTGTTCGGGATGCCCATTGCTGAGTTCGACCGCTTGTCGTTATGGAAACGAAATGAACTGAAGAAAAAAGCTTCACTTTTCTAA
- the dmtn gene encoding dematin isoform X1: MQKVEGRVTPVNLSSSRGPSAPGSPATGIMARLNDQVVGYKDLAALPRDKAILQVERPDLMTYQPHLSFSPLDPPRREHSLSPPAMSPSVSPEVKGRRAESDSGSPGGSTLQLQAGRKISNSLQHFHRPDNGTNIYRKPPIYKQDHHKHSEGSGVVQSAKFPAAHPPDPNQPSKIETEYWPCPPSLAAMEIEWRKKRLQEEDEFEDVTEENQMQQEQELEKIKSNLGRLILKEEKEKGVHIRRKTQSLPDRTHMHSSLSATTSKSPSRSVLARMQSAEFSTDGDKGQPAAQNGETRRERMDRGNSLPSILEQKIYPYEALIVTHRGRSKLPPGVDRTRLERHLSPEEFQQVFGMPIAEFDRLSLWKRNELKKKASLF; the protein is encoded by the exons ATGCAAAAG GTGGAGGGACGTGTAACTCCTGTCAACCTGTCATCTTCCAGGGGCCCAAGCGCTCCAGGGTCTCCGGCCACTGGGATCATG GCTCGTCTGAATGACCAGGTGGTGGGTTACAAAGATCTGGCAGCACTGCCCAGAGATAAAGCCATCCTACAGGTGGAGAGGCCTGACCTGATGACCTATCAGCCCCACCTTAGCTTCTCACCACTCGACCCACCACGCAGAGAG CATTCTCTGTCCCCTCCCGCCATGTCCCCCTCCGTGTCTCCTGAG GTCAAGGGTCGCAGAGCAGAGAGTGATAGCGGGTCACCTGGAGGATCCACGTTGCAGCTGCAGGCGGGACGCAAGATCAGCAACAGCCTGCAGCATTTCCATCGGCCAG ATAATGGCACCAACATCTACAGAAAGCCTCCCATTTACAAACAGG ACCATCACAAACACTCAGAGGGCAGCGGGGTCGTTCAGTCTGCCAAGTTTCCTGCCGCCCATCCTCCAGACCCCAACCAGCCCTCCAAGATTGAGACAGAGTACTGGCCCTGCCCACCTTCATTGGCTGCCAtgg AGATTgagtggaggaagaagaggctgcaggaagaagatgagTTTGAAGACGTGACAGAAGAAAACCAGATGCAGCAGGagcaggagctggagaag ATTAAGTCTAACCTGGGCCGTCTGATCCTcaaggaggagaaggagaaaggCGTTCACATCAGGAGGAAGACACAGTCTCTGCCTGATAgaacacacatgcacagca GTTTGTCAGCTACTACTTCAAAGTCTCCTTCACGCTCTGTCCTGGCCAGA ATGCAGTCAGCAGAGTTTTCCACAGATGGAGATAAAGGACAGCCAG CTGCTCag aatgGAGAGACCCGGAGAGAGCGCATGGATAGAGGGAACTCCCTGCCGAGCATCCTGGAGCAGAAG ATCTATCCATATGAAGCCCTGATTGTAACCCACAGAGGGCGCTCTAAGTTGCCTCCTGGAGTTGACCGAACTCGGCTGGAG AGGCATCTCTCCCCAGAGGAGTTCCAGCAGGTGTTCGGGATGCCCATTGCTGAGTTCGACCGCTTGTCGTTATGGAAACGAAATGAACTGAAGAAAAAAGCTTCACTTTTCTAA